A single Watersipora subatra chromosome 7, tzWatSuba1.1, whole genome shotgun sequence DNA region contains:
- the LOC137400799 gene encoding uncharacterized protein, with amino-acid sequence MSAGINQAKSCMLEYGPTGCVYDHNTLLSTAALAKTQMLYDSCYSTHLAQVLTQISISQTYFVKIEEYSASPQTVMQDAYNFVGLVYFEPPATPVNPIDKPIYSDTIIMMDAFFEPFNQELRDLLGDDKWLYNRS; translated from the exons ATGAGTGCTGGAATAAATCAAGCAAAGAGTTGCATGCTTGAATATGGACCTACTGGTTGTGTTTATGACCACAATACTCTACTTAGCACTGCAGCTCTAGCTAAGACGCAGATGCTTTATGATAGCTGCTATTCGACTCACTTGGCCCAAGTTCTTACACAAATTAGCATCTCCCAG ACATACTTTGTCAAAATAGAAGAATACTCAGCTAGCCCACAAACAGTCATGCAAGATGCCTACAACTTTGTTGGGCTTGTGTACTTTGAACCACCTGCGACACCTGTTAATCCAATTGATAAGCCTATCTACTCAGACACGATAATTATGATGGATGCATTCTTTGAACCGTTCAACCAGGAGCTCAGAGACCTGCTTGGGGATGACAAGTGGCTGTACAACAGATCTTAG